In Gemmatimonadales bacterium, a single window of DNA contains:
- a CDS encoding succinate dehydrogenase cytochrome b subunit — protein sequence MNRLWALWDSSVGKKAVMAGTGLILLAYLITHVLANLLVFQGPAKINAYSAFLHGTGGALWVARAVLFAALVLHVLAAVQLTLRRRAARPVGYAGGREPQVSTVAARTIRWGGVLILVFLVYHILHFTLGTVHAAFIEGDPYHNVVTGFGNPLVVVFYEVAMAAVGLHLYHGIWSSGRSLGVSPPSPHPLRRQLALALALIVWAGFTAIPIAVYAGVLRP from the coding sequence ATGAATCGGTTGTGGGCTCTGTGGGACTCGTCGGTCGGGAAGAAAGCGGTCATGGCTGGTACCGGGCTCATCCTGCTCGCGTATCTGATCACCCACGTACTGGCCAACCTCCTCGTCTTTCAGGGACCCGCGAAGATCAATGCCTACAGTGCATTCCTCCACGGCACCGGAGGCGCGCTGTGGGTGGCGCGCGCGGTGCTCTTCGCCGCGTTGGTGCTGCATGTGCTGGCCGCAGTCCAGCTCACGCTCCGGCGCCGGGCGGCCCGGCCGGTGGGCTACGCTGGTGGGCGCGAGCCCCAGGTGTCGACCGTGGCGGCACGGACCATTCGCTGGGGCGGGGTGCTGATTCTCGTGTTCCTGGTCTACCACATCCTCCACTTCACTCTCGGAACGGTGCACGCCGCCTTCATCGAGGGCGATCCCTACCACAACGTCGTCACCGGCTTCGGCAATCCCCTGGTCGTCGTGTTCTACGAGGTCGCCATGGCCGCGGTCGGCCTGCACTTGTACCACGGCATCTGGAGCAGCGGGCGGAGCCTCGGAGTGAGCCCGCCGTCGCCGCACCCGCTGCGCCGGCAGCTCGCGCTGGCCTTGGCGCTGATCGTCTGGGCGGGGTTCACGGCGATTCCGATCGCGGTGTACGCGGGAGTGCTTCGGCCGTGA
- a CDS encoding fumarate reductase/succinate dehydrogenase flavoprotein subunit — translation MELKSGIPTGPLELKWDKHRFEMKLVNPANKRKYTIIVVGSGLAGASAAASLSELGYNVKCFCFQDSPRRAHSIAAQGGINAAKNYRNDGDSIYRLFYDTVKGGDFRAREANVYRLAQISVEIIDQCVAQGVPFAREYGGLLANRSFGGAQVSRTFYARGQTGQQLLLGAYQALEKEIARGGVTMYPRTEMLDLVVIDGRARGIVTRDMVTGAIEAHVADAIVLGTGGYGNVFYLSTNAKGSNVTAIWRAHKRGAAFANPCYTQIHPTCIPVSGEYQSKLTLMSESLRNDGRVWVPKQPGDSRRPDQIPEAERDYYLERRYPSFGNLAPRDIASRAAKAVCDEGRGVGPGGLGVYLDFADAIRRLGAETIRERYGNLFEMYQRITDEDPYRMPMRIFPAVHYTMGGLWVDYNLMSTIPGLHVIGEANFSDHGANRLGASALMQGLADGYFVLPNTISDYLASARLEKVDADHPEFRRVTGEAAVRTRRFLEIKGTRTVDSFHRELGRIMWDKCGMARNAAGLREALERIPALREAFWRTVNVPGSDAELNQALERAGRVADFLELGELMCRDALHREESCGGHFREEHQTEDGEARRNDEEFAYVAAWEYTGLERPPQLHREPLEFEYVHLAQRSYK, via the coding sequence ATGGAGCTGAAGTCCGGGATCCCGACCGGCCCGCTGGAGCTCAAGTGGGACAAGCACCGCTTCGAGATGAAGCTGGTGAACCCCGCGAACAAGCGGAAATACACCATCATCGTGGTGGGCAGCGGACTGGCCGGCGCCTCCGCGGCTGCCTCGCTCAGCGAGCTGGGCTACAACGTGAAGTGCTTCTGCTTCCAGGATTCGCCCCGCCGGGCCCACAGCATCGCGGCCCAGGGCGGCATCAACGCGGCCAAGAACTACCGGAATGACGGGGACAGCATCTACCGCCTGTTCTACGACACGGTCAAAGGCGGGGACTTCCGGGCCCGCGAGGCGAACGTCTACCGGCTGGCCCAGATCAGCGTCGAGATCATCGACCAGTGCGTGGCACAGGGAGTGCCGTTCGCCCGGGAATACGGCGGGCTGCTGGCCAACCGCTCGTTCGGTGGCGCGCAGGTGTCGCGCACCTTCTACGCCCGGGGCCAGACCGGGCAGCAGCTGCTGCTGGGCGCCTACCAGGCGCTGGAGAAGGAGATCGCCCGCGGCGGGGTGACGATGTATCCCCGGACCGAGATGCTGGACCTCGTGGTCATCGATGGCCGGGCGCGCGGCATCGTCACCCGCGACATGGTGACCGGCGCCATCGAGGCACACGTGGCCGACGCCATCGTGCTGGGCACCGGCGGCTACGGCAACGTCTTTTATCTGTCCACCAACGCCAAGGGGTCCAACGTCACCGCCATCTGGCGGGCCCACAAACGCGGCGCGGCGTTCGCCAACCCCTGCTATACCCAGATCCATCCCACCTGCATTCCGGTGAGCGGGGAGTACCAGTCGAAGCTCACCTTGATGAGCGAGTCATTGCGCAACGACGGGCGTGTCTGGGTCCCCAAGCAGCCGGGCGACAGCCGCCGCCCGGACCAGATTCCCGAGGCCGAGCGAGACTACTACCTCGAGCGGCGCTACCCCAGCTTCGGCAACCTCGCCCCGCGCGACATCGCCTCGCGGGCCGCCAAGGCGGTCTGCGACGAGGGGCGAGGGGTCGGCCCCGGAGGCCTGGGGGTCTACCTGGACTTTGCCGACGCGATCAGACGGCTGGGCGCCGAGACGATCCGCGAGCGGTACGGCAACCTGTTCGAGATGTATCAGCGGATCACCGATGAGGATCCCTACCGGATGCCGATGCGGATCTTCCCCGCCGTGCACTACACGATGGGCGGTCTCTGGGTCGACTACAACCTGATGAGCACGATTCCCGGGCTCCATGTGATCGGGGAAGCGAATTTCTCCGACCACGGCGCCAACCGCCTGGGCGCGAGCGCACTCATGCAGGGCCTGGCGGACGGCTACTTCGTCCTTCCCAACACGATCAGCGACTATCTCGCGAGCGCCAGGTTGGAGAAGGTCGACGCCGACCATCCGGAGTTCCGCCGGGTGACCGGCGAGGCGGCGGTGCGTACCCGCCGGTTTCTCGAGATCAAGGGAACCCGCACGGTCGATTCCTTCCACCGGGAGCTCGGCCGGATCATGTGGGACAAGTGCGGGATGGCCCGGAACGCGGCGGGGCTTCGCGAGGCCTTGGAGCGCATCCCAGCCTTGCGGGAGGCGTTCTGGCGGACGGTGAACGTGCCGGGGAGCGACGCCGAGCTGAACCAGGCGCTGGAGCGGGCCGGCCGGGTCGCCGACTTTCTCGAGCTGGGCGAGCTGATGTGTCGCGACGCCCTGCACCGGGAGGAATCCTGCGGCGGCCACTTCCGGGAGGAGCATCAGACCGAAGACGGCGAGGCCAGGCGCAACGATGAAGAGTTCGCGTACGTGGCCGCCTGGGAATACACCGGCCTCGAGCGGCCGCCGCAGCTACACAGGGAGCCGCTCGAGTTCGAGTACGTACACCTCGCCCAGCGGAGCTACAAGTGA
- a CDS encoding succinate dehydrogenase/fumarate reductase iron-sulfur subunit, with product MNLVLHVWRQPGPAAKGSLVRYDVQDVSPDMSFLEMLDVLNERLMQRGEAPIAFDHDCREGICGACSLMINGVAHGPNRGTATCQLHLRSFRDGDHINVEPWRARAFPVIRDLVVNRSALDRVIAAGGYISAPTGCAPDGNAILIPKDVVDTAMDAAQCIGCGACVAACPNGSASLFTGAKIAHLGLLPQGQPERLDRARRMVRQMDIEGFGHCTLYGECQEACPKEISIDTITRMNRDFLRASLVAGRGATARSD from the coding sequence GTGAACCTGGTCCTGCACGTCTGGCGTCAGCCGGGCCCGGCGGCAAAGGGAAGCCTGGTGCGGTACGATGTCCAGGACGTGAGCCCCGACATGTCATTCCTCGAGATGCTGGACGTGCTCAACGAGCGGTTGATGCAGCGGGGCGAGGCGCCGATCGCCTTCGACCACGACTGCCGGGAAGGGATCTGCGGCGCCTGCAGCCTGATGATCAACGGCGTGGCGCACGGGCCGAACCGGGGGACGGCCACCTGCCAGCTTCACCTGCGGAGCTTCCGGGATGGCGACCATATCAACGTCGAGCCTTGGCGGGCGCGAGCCTTTCCCGTGATCCGGGACCTGGTGGTGAACCGGAGCGCGCTGGACCGGGTCATCGCCGCGGGCGGCTACATCAGCGCGCCGACCGGCTGCGCGCCCGACGGGAACGCGATTCTCATTCCCAAGGACGTGGTCGACACGGCCATGGACGCCGCCCAATGCATCGGCTGCGGCGCCTGTGTGGCGGCGTGCCCCAACGGGTCGGCATCACTCTTCACCGGAGCCAAGATCGCCCACCTGGGCCTGCTGCCTCAGGGTCAGCCCGAGCGGCTCGACCGCGCGCGGCGGATGGTGCGGCAGATGGATATCGAGGGGTTCGGCCACTGCACGCTGTATGGAGAGTGTCAGGAGGCGTGTCCTAAGGAGATCAGTATCGACACGATCACCCGGATGAACCGGGACTTCCTGCGGGCCAGCCTGGTGGCGGGGCGGGGGGCCACCGCGCGATCCGACTGA
- a CDS encoding M1 family metallopeptidase, translated as MSVRFPLLLLCLGATPLLAQRSPSPAASPFDRLQLPTPTAVRTGSGAPGPGYWQQRLTYVIKASLDTAGKSVSGEERITYGNNSPDTLRYVWLQLDQNLFNDHSRGFFVFGQDPRFGSKGAQVSVTLTRVAEPAAPPVKGKPGRPATPLQYTVNGTMMRIDLARPLPPGGKQALELAWSFPFGPNGNRMGTEEIDGSTVYEVAQWYPRLAVYDDVRGWNTEQYLGQGEFYLEYGSFDVSLTVPTDMLVAATGVLQNPDEVLTAAQRARLARARTSSETVVIRGKDEIGDASSRPPTTRGTLTWHFTADSVRDFAWAAARHFIWDAVGVNGGKTLAMSFYPPSADSIWSHATAYAKAAIEHYSEKWLRFPYPVASNVNGIEGGMEYPMIVFCHNRTDPVALYSVTDHEFGHTWFPMVVGSNERLYGWMDEGFNSFINHYNFPMQFPNTPLPTARGVPETYIKNAKSGNEQPIMTPADRMRTTENWRQGLYNKPAVGLVLLREHITSPERFDPVFQEYIRRWAYKHPTPADFFRTMEDGLGEDLSWFWRSWFYTTDQLDQAVDSVARSDSAGGFSRVYLRNAGSMPMPVELALTLDDGTIRRVSLPVEVWYAGDRYALLVPGSRSVTSVVIDPDSWYPDVERGNNRWAATAKQPAGR; from the coding sequence ATGTCCGTCCGCTTTCCCTTGCTCCTGCTTTGTCTCGGGGCCACGCCGCTGCTCGCCCAGCGATCCCCCTCACCCGCGGCCTCGCCCTTCGACCGGCTTCAGCTTCCCACCCCGACTGCGGTCCGGACCGGGAGCGGTGCCCCCGGCCCGGGGTACTGGCAGCAGCGGCTCACCTACGTGATCAAGGCCAGTCTCGATACGGCCGGCAAATCGGTGAGCGGCGAGGAGCGGATCACCTACGGCAACAACTCGCCCGACACGCTGCGATACGTCTGGCTCCAGCTGGACCAGAATCTCTTCAACGATCACAGCCGCGGCTTCTTCGTGTTCGGACAGGATCCGAGGTTCGGATCCAAAGGCGCGCAGGTCAGTGTCACCTTGACCCGGGTGGCCGAGCCGGCAGCGCCTCCCGTCAAGGGGAAGCCGGGCCGGCCGGCCACGCCGCTGCAATACACGGTGAACGGGACGATGATGAGGATCGACCTCGCCCGGCCGCTCCCCCCCGGTGGCAAGCAGGCGCTGGAGCTTGCCTGGTCGTTTCCCTTCGGACCCAACGGCAACCGGATGGGCACGGAGGAGATCGACGGGAGCACGGTGTACGAGGTGGCGCAATGGTATCCCCGGCTGGCCGTGTACGACGACGTCCGGGGCTGGAACACCGAGCAGTACCTGGGCCAGGGTGAGTTCTACCTGGAGTACGGCAGCTTCGACGTGAGTCTCACGGTGCCGACCGACATGCTGGTCGCCGCTACCGGTGTGCTGCAGAATCCGGATGAGGTGCTCACCGCGGCGCAACGCGCCCGTCTCGCCCGCGCGCGTACCTCCAGCGAAACGGTGGTCATCCGCGGCAAGGACGAGATCGGCGACGCGTCATCCCGCCCGCCGACTACCCGCGGCACGCTCACCTGGCATTTCACGGCCGACAGCGTCCGCGATTTCGCCTGGGCGGCGGCTCGGCACTTCATCTGGGACGCGGTCGGGGTAAACGGCGGGAAAACGCTGGCGATGAGCTTCTACCCTCCCTCGGCCGACTCGATCTGGAGCCACGCCACGGCGTATGCCAAGGCGGCGATCGAGCACTATTCCGAGAAGTGGCTCAGGTTCCCCTACCCGGTGGCCAGCAACGTCAACGGGATCGAAGGCGGGATGGAGTACCCGATGATCGTCTTCTGCCACAATCGCACCGACCCGGTGGCGTTGTACAGCGTGACCGACCACGAATTCGGGCATACCTGGTTCCCCATGGTCGTGGGAAGCAACGAGCGGCTCTATGGCTGGATGGACGAAGGGTTCAACAGTTTCATCAACCACTACAACTTCCCCATGCAGTTCCCCAACACGCCGCTTCCCACCGCGCGCGGTGTGCCCGAGACCTATATCAAGAATGCCAAGTCGGGGAACGAGCAGCCGATCATGACGCCGGCCGACCGCATGCGGACCACCGAGAACTGGCGCCAGGGTCTCTACAACAAGCCGGCCGTCGGGCTGGTGCTCCTGCGGGAGCACATCACCTCACCCGAGCGATTCGACCCCGTGTTCCAGGAGTACATCCGTCGCTGGGCTTACAAGCACCCCACGCCGGCAGACTTCTTTCGCACCATGGAGGACGGCCTGGGAGAGGACCTGAGCTGGTTCTGGCGCTCCTGGTTCTACACCACCGACCAGCTCGACCAGGCGGTCGACTCGGTGGCCCGCTCCGACTCCGCCGGCGGCTTCTCCCGCGTGTACCTGCGCAACGCCGGCAGCATGCCGATGCCGGTCGAGCTGGCACTCACCTTGGATGACGGCACCATTCGGCGCGTCTCCCTACCGGTAGAGGTATGGTATGCGGGGGACCGGTATGCGCTCCTTGTCCCCGGTTCCCGAAGCGTCACCAGTGTCGTGATCGACCCGGACAGCTGGTATCCGGACGTAGAACGGGGGAACAACAGGTGGGCGGCAACCGCCAAGCAGCCGGCCGGCCGGTAG
- a CDS encoding CHAD domain-containing protein translates to MPLPEYLLDLPAEEAARLIALSLLDRAAIAAGRLADPSDPQALHDFRVAMRRLVACLQAYRPEIDGSVSSRIRRQLRRLARVTTRSRDLEVHLTWDRQQEGDLTARQRAGLRWHLGRLEARRRRADRAVFRNVDTRFRKLEPRLRRRLEVYRMRIERDPARRRHEAAAVLGSRIRKFGGDLEWRLAEIGSIEDERQSHRARLAAKRLRYLLEPIRDEVHGVEPLIERLRTLQDHLGELHDSQTLQADLAAALLGAGEEHARRLSRAVRMAAKGDGIADDAGEDPRPGLLTLIRRLRAREERAFARLEAEWLDGAAGSFFEEVTALGKRIAHRPSCVAEIERKFVLRQVPTTARQMPTIEIEQGWLPGTRLVERMRRWRDDRLEVRYRTVKPGTGPSGDEVEEATARGLFEDVWPLTQGRRVVKRRHEVPDYGLTWGIEQFLDRDLVLAQVQLAGEEPALPLPEWLEPYVVREVTGEREYSNRALAR, encoded by the coding sequence GTGCCGCTCCCCGAGTACCTGCTCGACTTGCCCGCGGAGGAGGCGGCGCGGCTCATCGCGCTGTCGCTTCTCGATCGTGCCGCCATCGCCGCCGGCCGCCTGGCGGACCCCTCCGACCCCCAGGCGCTCCACGATTTCCGGGTTGCCATGCGGCGCCTGGTGGCCTGTCTCCAGGCCTATCGGCCGGAGATCGACGGCAGCGTGTCGTCGCGCATTCGCCGGCAGTTGCGCCGGCTGGCGCGGGTCACCACGAGGAGCCGGGATCTCGAGGTGCACCTGACCTGGGACCGCCAACAGGAAGGCGATCTGACTGCGCGCCAGCGCGCCGGGCTGCGCTGGCACCTCGGGCGCCTCGAGGCGCGCCGGCGCCGGGCCGATCGAGCCGTCTTCCGGAATGTGGACACCCGGTTCAGGAAGCTGGAGCCCCGGCTGCGGCGCCGGCTCGAGGTGTACCGGATGCGGATCGAGCGCGATCCCGCGCGGCGGCGGCACGAGGCTGCGGCGGTGCTGGGCAGTCGGATCCGGAAGTTCGGCGGCGACCTGGAGTGGCGGCTGGCGGAGATCGGATCGATCGAGGACGAGCGGCAGTCCCATCGGGCCCGGCTGGCGGCCAAGCGGCTGCGCTATCTGCTGGAGCCGATCCGGGATGAAGTGCACGGGGTCGAGCCGCTGATCGAGCGGCTTCGAACCCTGCAGGATCACCTGGGCGAGCTGCACGACAGCCAGACGCTCCAGGCCGACCTCGCGGCGGCGCTGCTGGGCGCGGGAGAGGAGCACGCGCGGCGGCTGTCGCGGGCGGTGCGCATGGCAGCCAAAGGTGACGGCATTGCCGATGACGCGGGCGAGGACCCGCGTCCCGGGCTGCTGACACTCATCCGCCGCCTGAGAGCGCGCGAGGAGCGCGCCTTCGCTCGGCTCGAGGCCGAGTGGCTCGACGGCGCCGCGGGGTCCTTCTTCGAGGAAGTCACCGCGCTGGGCAAGCGGATCGCCCACCGTCCCTCCTGCGTCGCGGAGATCGAGCGGAAGTTCGTGCTGCGCCAGGTGCCCACCACGGCGCGCCAGATGCCGACCATAGAGATCGAGCAGGGCTGGCTCCCCGGCACACGGCTGGTGGAACGGATGCGGCGCTGGCGTGATGATCGTCTGGAAGTGCGCTACCGGACGGTCAAGCCCGGCACCGGTCCGAGCGGTGACGAGGTGGAGGAAGCCACTGCGCGTGGTCTTTTCGAAGACGTCTGGCCGCTCACCCAGGGGCGACGGGTGGTCAAGCGACGGCACGAGGTGCCCGACTACGGCCTGACCTGGGGCATCGAGCAGTTCCTCGATCGCGATCTGGTGCTGGCTCAGGTTCAGCTTGCTGGTGAGGAGCCCGCTTTGCCCTTGCCCGAGTGGCTGGAGCCGTATGTGGTCCGCGAAGTGACCGGCGAGCGGGAGTACAGCAACCGGGCGCTGGCCCGGTAG
- a CDS encoding M1 family metallopeptidase gives MRIPLLVTLFLAPRLAAQQPGGGAPAPTQPSRPVTLVPALKPPVADTGIFSPLPLPEPTDTRNPDGSPGPQYWQQTVDYTLKVVLDTAAKRVSGTEQVRYTNHSPDTLRFVWMQVDQNLFRPGSVGSLLFEQESRFGGAGFQGGFEIESITQSSLPVKPAPARSGRRRTASPSPADPHSVPLKWRVDDTMMYLELATPIAPGGSTVLDLVYGFNIPEHGADRMGRDGSLYEIAQWYPRMAVYDDVHGWNTDPYLGQGEFYLEYGDIDYDVTVPAGYIVAGSGTLQNPTEVLTAAERGRLASAVKSDSTIAIVTAEELSSGAARPRTDGTQTWRFRAEHVRDVAWAASPEFLWDASGWDGVLAQAYYRPSAVDTWKDAAKMSRYSILEYSTRWFRYLYPQISAVEGPVSGMEYPMMAMEAKGDDGPDLYNVITHEIGHMWFPMMVGSDERRYAWMDEGFNTFMNTFSEEDYWKRDDTQIRRGEARFVTTLDQTPTAQPIMTPANRYRNDQNLGSLAYVKPSIMLLALRNKVLGPEVFDTAFREYTRRWALKHPQPADFFRTIDQVSGRDLSWFWRGFFFTTAALDQSVETVHQAPDSGAEVVIRSLGSAVMPVELRIGYADGTDSLVKLPVEIWYGGNRYLYRYNPGKQIVTARVNPDGAFPDVVPANDGWSSAPATSTP, from the coding sequence ATGCGAATCCCCCTGTTGGTGACCCTGTTCCTGGCCCCGCGGCTGGCCGCCCAGCAACCCGGTGGCGGCGCACCCGCGCCAACCCAGCCGTCGAGGCCGGTCACCCTGGTGCCGGCGCTCAAGCCACCGGTGGCGGACACCGGCATCTTCAGCCCGTTGCCGCTCCCCGAGCCCACCGACACGCGCAATCCAGACGGCTCCCCGGGACCTCAGTACTGGCAGCAGACGGTGGATTACACGCTGAAGGTGGTGCTCGACACCGCCGCCAAGCGGGTCTCCGGCACCGAGCAGGTGCGCTATACCAATCACTCCCCCGACACGCTCCGCTTCGTCTGGATGCAGGTGGACCAGAACCTGTTCCGGCCGGGGAGCGTGGGCTCGCTCCTGTTCGAGCAGGAAAGCCGGTTCGGCGGAGCAGGATTCCAGGGTGGGTTCGAGATCGAGAGCATCACCCAGAGCTCGCTGCCGGTCAAACCGGCTCCGGCCCGATCGGGCCGGCGGCGGACCGCCTCCCCCTCCCCGGCGGACCCGCACAGCGTCCCGCTCAAATGGCGGGTCGACGATACCATGATGTACCTCGAGCTGGCCACGCCAATCGCTCCCGGCGGCAGCACGGTGCTGGATCTGGTTTACGGCTTCAACATTCCGGAGCACGGGGCCGACCGGATGGGTCGGGATGGCAGCCTGTACGAGATTGCCCAGTGGTACCCGAGGATGGCGGTGTACGACGATGTGCACGGCTGGAACACCGATCCCTACTTGGGCCAGGGTGAGTTCTATCTCGAGTACGGCGACATCGATTACGACGTCACCGTCCCCGCAGGCTACATCGTGGCGGGGAGCGGCACCCTGCAGAACCCCACCGAGGTGCTCACCGCAGCCGAGCGCGGACGCCTGGCGAGCGCCGTCAAGTCGGACAGCACCATCGCCATCGTGACCGCGGAGGAGTTGAGCTCGGGCGCCGCCCGTCCTCGCACTGACGGCACCCAGACCTGGCGCTTCCGGGCCGAGCACGTGCGCGATGTGGCCTGGGCGGCCTCACCCGAGTTCCTCTGGGATGCGTCCGGCTGGGACGGCGTCCTCGCTCAGGCGTACTATCGGCCCTCCGCCGTGGACACCTGGAAGGATGCCGCGAAGATGAGCCGGTACTCCATCCTGGAATACAGCACCCGCTGGTTCCGCTACCTCTATCCCCAGATATCCGCGGTCGAGGGGCCGGTGAGCGGCATGGAGTACCCCATGATGGCGATGGAGGCAAAGGGCGACGACGGCCCCGACCTCTACAACGTCATCACCCACGAGATCGGCCACATGTGGTTCCCCATGATGGTGGGCTCCGACGAGCGGCGGTACGCCTGGATGGACGAGGGTTTCAACACCTTCATGAACACCTTCTCGGAAGAGGACTACTGGAAGCGGGATGACACCCAGATCCGCCGGGGCGAAGCCCGGTTCGTGACCACGCTGGACCAGACCCCGACCGCCCAGCCGATCATGACGCCCGCCAACCGCTACCGCAACGATCAGAATCTCGGCAGCCTGGCGTACGTGAAGCCCTCCATCATGCTGCTGGCGCTCCGGAACAAGGTGCTGGGGCCGGAGGTGTTCGACACCGCCTTTCGGGAGTACACCCGGCGCTGGGCTCTCAAGCACCCGCAGCCCGCCGATTTCTTCCGCACCATCGACCAGGTCTCCGGCCGGGATCTCTCCTGGTTCTGGCGCGGGTTCTTCTTTACTACAGCGGCGCTGGACCAGTCGGTCGAGACGGTGCATCAGGCGCCGGACAGCGGCGCCGAAGTGGTGATCCGGAGCCTCGGCTCCGCCGTCATGCCGGTCGAGCTGCGGATCGGATACGCGGACGGCACCGATAGTCTGGTCAAGCTGCCGGTAGAGATCTGGTACGGAGGCAACCGCTATCTGTACAGGTACAATCCCGGAAAGCAGATTGTGACTGCCCGAGTCAACCCCGATGGCGCCTTTCCGGATGTCGTTCCGGCCAATGACGGCTGGAGCTCTGCGCCGGCCACCTCGACCCCGTGA
- the dcd gene encoding dCTP deaminase, with amino-acid sequence MSIKSDRWIRRMALERGMIDPFVDSQVRQVDGRGRRVISYGLSSYGYDMRVAPEFKIFTNVLSAVVDPKDFDSKSFVEFEGDICIVPPNSFALARSVEYFRIPREALTICVGKSTYARCGIITNVTPFEPEWEGHVTLEISNTTPLPARIYANEGICQVLFFEADVDDVCETSYADKAGKYQRQLGVTLPKL; translated from the coding sequence ATGTCCATCAAGTCCGACCGGTGGATCCGACGCATGGCGCTGGAGCGCGGCATGATCGACCCATTCGTGGACAGCCAGGTCCGCCAGGTCGACGGGCGGGGCCGGCGGGTCATCTCCTATGGCCTGTCCAGCTACGGCTACGACATGCGGGTGGCGCCGGAGTTCAAGATCTTCACCAACGTCCTCAGCGCCGTGGTCGACCCGAAGGACTTCGACTCCAAGAGCTTCGTGGAGTTCGAAGGGGACATTTGCATCGTGCCTCCCAACAGCTTTGCCCTGGCGCGCTCGGTGGAGTACTTCCGCATCCCCCGGGAGGCGCTCACCATTTGCGTGGGCAAGAGCACCTACGCCCGCTGCGGGATCATCACCAACGTGACCCCCTTCGAGCCCGAGTGGGAAGGGCATGTCACGCTGGAGATCTCCAACACTACCCCCCTTCCCGCCCGGATCTACGCCAACGAGGGCATCTGCCAGGTGCTCTTCTTCGAGGCCGATGTGGACGATGTGTGCGAGACCAGCTACGCCGACAAGGCCGGCAAGTACCAGCGGCAGCTGGGCGTCACCCTGCCGAAACTCTAA
- the ndhC gene encoding NADH-quinone oxidoreductase subunit A yields MLQPYIPILLLIAFVILNAVLMLGVSHVLSTFRRTPTKIAPYESGMPVLGDARERFSVKFYMVAMLFIIFDIETVFMIPWAVAFRQMDEIAGLLIIEMLVFIVILAVGYVYIWKRGALQWD; encoded by the coding sequence ATGCTTCAGCCGTACATTCCCATCCTGCTTCTGATCGCGTTCGTCATCCTCAACGCCGTCCTGATGCTGGGCGTCTCCCACGTCCTGTCCACCTTCCGCCGCACCCCCACCAAGATCGCACCCTACGAGTCGGGCATGCCGGTCCTGGGGGACGCGCGGGAGCGGTTTTCCGTCAAGTTCTATATGGTCGCGATGCTGTTCATCATCTTCGACATCGAGACCGTGTTCATGATCCCGTGGGCCGTGGCGTTTCGCCAGATGGACGAGATCGCCGGCCTGCTAATCATCGAGATGCTCGTCTTCATCGTCATTCTGGCGGTGGGGTACGTCTACATATGGAAGCGTGGAGCGTTGCAATGGGATTGA
- the nuoB gene encoding NADH-quinone oxidoreductase subunit NuoB, whose product MGLTNPATEYEGADVTSVSSMSPNWVTTKLDFLTNWARANSLWPMPFGTACCAIEFMATAASRFDLARFGMERMSFSPRQADVLICAGRLPFKLAPVIRRIWDQMPQPKWSISMGACASTGGIFDNYSMVQGIDTIIPVDVYVPGCPPRPEGLLYGILLLQKKIKGETIADDMLREEHEVGPSGLFLPADRVDELSEPFGNSVHQTRSA is encoded by the coding sequence ATGGGATTGACCAATCCCGCCACCGAATATGAGGGCGCCGATGTCACGTCGGTCTCCTCGATGTCGCCCAACTGGGTCACCACCAAGCTCGATTTCCTGACCAACTGGGCCCGGGCCAACTCGCTCTGGCCGATGCCGTTTGGCACCGCCTGCTGCGCCATCGAGTTCATGGCCACCGCCGCCAGCCGGTTCGACCTGGCCCGTTTCGGCATGGAGCGGATGAGCTTCTCGCCCCGGCAGGCGGACGTGCTCATCTGCGCCGGCCGGCTCCCCTTCAAGCTGGCCCCGGTGATTCGCCGCATCTGGGACCAGATGCCCCAGCCCAAGTGGTCGATTTCGATGGGTGCCTGCGCCTCGACCGGTGGCATCTTCGACAACTACTCGATGGTGCAGGGGATCGATACCATCATCCCGGTGGACGTCTACGTGCCCGGGTGTCCGCCGCGCCCCGAAGGCCTGCTCTACGGCATCCTGCTCCTGCAGAAGAAGATCAAGGGCGAGACCATCGCCGACGACATGCTCCGGGAGGAGCACGAGGTGGGTCCCTCGGGACTCTTCCTGCCGGCCGACCGGGTGGACGAGCTCTCGGAGCCGTTCGGCAACTCGGTGCACCAGACGCGCTCGGCATGA